GGTCTCCGGGGCCAGCGTGATCTTGAGCAAGACCTCTCTGGACACGCGAATCGTGACCTCGAAGTCTGACTCCGTGAACGTCATGGTTCCCGACAATGAAAACAGCCTCAAGGAATTCCCCGTGCCGGAACAGTTCGTCAGCACCATTCGCGACGGCGCTCTCTTCACCGAGTCTAACACTCACATTGGCGAATAAGCGGGGAGGGAaggtgaacaaaataaaaacacacttGTAATTTCActcgtttttttaatttttcgctaCTTGCCGTGCAAAAGTCGAAAACACACTTGCAATTTTTCCACTCTTTTTTAATTTTTCGCTACTCGCCGCGCAAAAGTCAAAAACACGCTTGcgattttttcagttatttttttaatttttcgctgCTTGCCGTGCAAAAGTCAAAAACACACTTGCAATTTTTCCACTCTTTTTTAATTTTTCGCTACTCGCCGCGCAAAAGTCAAAAACACGCTTgcgattttttcaattatttttttaatttttcgctgCTTGCCGTGCAAAAGTCAAAAACACGCTTGCAATTTTTCCACTCTTTTTTAATTTTTCGCTACTCGCCAATGCAAAGTCAGAGCACACTCGTAATTTCGGTCATTTTTATTTTTCGCTACTTGCCGCGCAAAAGTCAAAAACACGCTTGCAACTTTTTCTACTCTTTTTTAATTTTTCGCTACTTGCCGCGCAAAAGTCAAAAACACGCTTGCaactttttcagttatttttctaatttttcgcTACTCGCCAATGCAAAGTCAGAGCACACTCGTAATTTCAGTCATTTTTATTTTTCGCTACTTGCCGCGCAAAAGTCAAAAACACGcttgcaattttttcagttatttttttaatttttcgctaCTTGCCAATGCAAAAGTCTTTGAAAATGATGTCCAGAACTTCCTCGATGTCCGTCTTTCCGGTGATTCTGGAGATGGACCTGCCGGCAGACCTCAGGTCCTCTGCCGCCATTTCTAGACTCGCGTCGCTCTTCAGGAATCTCTCCAGCGCCTCCGCGCTCGACGCGAGGTGGTTCCTGTGCCTCTCCCTCGTGACCGCGGGCTCGTGGAGACTCGGCGCGCACAAACCCGCCACCGACTCTCTGAGCTTCTCCGTCAGTCGGTCCACGCCGGACCCGCTGACGCAGGAGAGCTCGACGACCGGGAGGCCGCCGGGAACCTCGATCGGCCTCGGCTCGCTCCAGAGATCCGTCTTGTTGACGACGACTATGGTCGACTCGGGACTCCTCTCGGCGAGCTCCCACATCTCTCTATCGCGCAGGCCGTTCACGTCCAGCACCAGGAGGCGAACGTGGGAGGACGAGAACCTCGCAAGTGCCCTCTGAATGCCTTCTCGCTCGACCGCGCTCGAGGGCGCCAAGTTGATGCCGGCGGTGTCTTGCAAGGTGAGCGGGTATCCGCCGAGGTCCATTCTCACCTCCACCACGTCTCTGGTGGTCCCCGCGTCCGGAGACACGATGGCCGCATCCGTTTGGCTCAGCACGTTGAGCAGGCTCGACTTCCCGACGTTGGGGCGTCCGAGCAAGCAGACGGACAGGCCGTTTCGAATCGACTGCGCAACGCCGCCATCGTCCAAGTGTCTCTTTATATCCGCCAGCAGGTCGGACACGTCGGCTCGGGTGGAGGACAGCACTTCGGAATCCAGCATTTCGTCTTGTCCAAAGTCCAGAAACGCCTCGATGTGCGCCAGAGACTTGTGTATTCTCTGCGACCATCCGCCGTACAGGTCGCCCAGCCGTCCCCTGAGTTGCTCCATGGCTTGCTTGCGCTGGTGCCTGGTCTCGGATCGAATAAGGTCCGCCACTGCTTCCACGCTGGTGAGATCTTGGAACTTTCCGTTGTTCCAGGCGCGCCTCGTGAATTCTCCGGGTTCGGCCATGGAAAATTCCGGCCCGAGAGACCCCAGCGCCCTCAGCGTGTCCCTCACGACGCCGACGCTGCCGTGAAGGTGAAGCTCCACCACGTCCTCTCCCGTGTAGGAGCGGGGGGCGGGAAAGAACAACACGACGCCCTGGTCAATCACGTCCGTCTCGTCCCCTCCTTCGCCGGAACAGGGGCTGGTCACGAGCCGCACCGAGGCCCTCCGCGGGGGAGGCAGGGCGGACCCCGCGTCGAGACGTCGAGTCATGCGATGGAGCACGCGAACAGCGTCCGGGCCGGAAATCCTAATGACGGAAATCCCGGACACGCCATACGGGGTAGACAGAGCGTAAATAGTCCTTCCGGACGAATAGCGCCGCGAAAATGACCCGGACAACGCGGTGGCCTCGCGGGGAAGTTTCGGTCTTCTTGGCTTGTCGCCCGCGAACCACCCGTCTTTCCTCGACGACTCGGGGCGGGTCGCGGTCGCTCGTCTCATCGCGTGGCTTGGCGACGAGTCGCGGCGCGCCGACCGAGCGGGGCGGCGCGTGGCGAGACCCGCGGCGAGGCCCGACAAAGGCACCGTCTTGTTTCTCAACATTGAAatgagggagaagaaagaaaaaagtgcGGAGCGCGCGTCCATCCACAAATTCCCCCCTCGGCAGAGCACCTGGACTCGCGTGAGTGcgctttttttttcccctcccgtCCCTCCGCGGTGCGTCGAGCGGACGGCGACTTCGGCGCGCTCCCTGCGCTCGAGGGGCGTTTGGGGCAGTTGgaatagagcaaaaaaaaaaaaaaaacaaaaaagtttgacAATTTTAATTATGTGTCAAAGTCGCGGGAGCGTCGCCGAAGGCCGTTCCCCGGCGCGTCCCGCTCGGCGCCGCAGGAGGGGTTCCGAGGGTCCGAGGGACGGACGCAGCGATGCGCCTTCCCGCGCGCGCTTTCTGGACGCCGCGCCCAGGGTCTCTGGGAGGCGTTTATGGCAGTCGAGAGAGGGGGGAGCAAAAAAAAAAGcgaacaaagaaaaattttgacaaaAATTCACTCATTCAGATCTTTGTTGATTGCTTGAGGCGTGCTTTGCTCTGCGCTCGGCTTCGACGTCTTTTTTCTGCTTCGACAAGCGTTTAGAACAGAAGATGTCCGTTCGGTTGTTTAGCGGGTTGGGGGCAGCCGCGAGGAGGGCGCCTTCCAGAGATCGGCACGTATGTCTGCAATGTATGGAGCGTGTTGAGGCATGCAGTGAGGGGAGGGTGAGTTGGGAGGGGGACGCGTTTTCGAGTGGGCTCGATGTCGTTCGTCGAGGCGTGACGTTgttataaccttttttttttttttgttttcaagtgGGCGCTTCGTCGCCGCGTGTCCGACGCGTCGAAGGCGACCGCGGTGCCGCCCTACCTCTTGAACACTGCGCCGCTCCAGCTGACGACGCTGCCGAATGGGATTCGAGTTGCCACCGAGGAGACGGGGTCCGAGACGGTGACGGTTGGCGTCTACATCGACGCCGGGAGCGCCTATGAGACAGAGGAGACGAACGGGGCGGCGCATTTCTtggagcacatggcgttcaaggGGACGACGAACCGGACTCAAGAGCAGATCGAGTTGGAGGTCGAAAACATGGGCGCGCAGCTCAATGCCTATACGAGTCGCGAACACACGGTCTATGTGGGGAGGGCGTTCAAGAGCGATATGCCTAAGATTGTTGACATTTTGGGCGACATTTTGCAGAACTCGAAGCTCGAGCCTGCTCACATAGAGCGAGAGCGTTCGGTAATTTTGACGGAAAAAGAAGTTGTCGAATCGAACCTTGAAGAGGTCGTTTTTGACTATTTACACGCTTCGGCGTATCAGGGAACGCCGTTGGCTCGAACGATTCTGGGAGAGGAAAAGAACATTCGATCTCTAAAAAGGGAGGACCTCGTAAATTACATCAAGACGCACTATACGGGGAGGCGCCTGGTTGTGGCGGCGGTTGGCTCCGTTAACCATGACCAGCTCGTCGACCACGTACAAAAAGAGTTCAGTCAATTGCCTGCCGACTCCGACTTCGATTTTGGCCCGTTGGCCGACACGGAGTTCACAGGTTCGGAAATAAAGGTTCAAGATGACACCCTGCACGAAGTCCACGCGGCCGTCGGCTTTAAGTCCGTGTCTTGGTCCGAGCCAGACTACATTACCTTCATGCTCCTTCAGTCCATGATCGGGTCCTGGGACCGATCGATGGGCGGCGGAAACTCTCTGAACTCGCGCCTTTCCGAAATCGTCTCTGACGAAAACCTCGCTCACTCCTACAGCACCTTCAACACCTGCTACAACCGAACCGGACTCTTCGGCGTCTACTTCGTCTCGGACTACAACCGAGTGGACGAAATGTGCGCGGAAGTAATGCGCGAATTCGCGCTCGCTCGAAACGTCACTCCACAGGAACTGGAGCGCGCCAAAA
The nucleotide sequence above comes from Schistocerca gregaria isolate iqSchGreg1 unplaced genomic scaffold, iqSchGreg1.2 ptg000855l, whole genome shotgun sequence. Encoded proteins:
- the LOC126323256 gene encoding tRNA modification GTPase MnmE-like → MTRRLDAGSALPPPRRASVRLVTSPCSGEGGDETDVIDQGVVLFFPAPRSYTGEDVVELHLHGSVGVVRDTLRALGSLGPEFSMAEPGEFTRRAWNNGKFQDLTSVEAVADLIRSETRHQRKQAMEQLRGRLGDLYGGWSQRIHKSLAHIEAFLDFGQDEMLDSEVLSSTRADVSDLLADIKRHLDDGGVAQSIRNGLSVCLLGRPNVGKSSLLNVLSQTDAAIVSPDAGTTRDVVEVRMDLGGYPLTLQDTAGINLAPSSAVEREGIQRALARFSSSHVRLLVLDVNGLRDREMWELAERSPESTIVVVNKTDLWSEPRPIEVPGGLPVVELSCVSGSGVDRLTEKLRESVAGLCAPSLHEPAVTRERHRNHLASSAEALERFLKSDASLEMAAEDLRSAGRSISRITGKTDIEEVLDIIFKDFCIGK
- the LOC126323240 gene encoding mitochondrial-processing peptidase subunit beta-like, with product MSVRLFSGLGAAARRAPSRDRHWALRRRVSDASKATAVPPYLLNTAPLQLTTLPNGIRVATEETGSETVTVGVYIDAGSAYETEETNGAAHFLEHMAFKGTTNRTQEQIELEVENMGAQLNAYTSREHTVYVGRAFKSDMPKIVDILGDILQNSKLEPAHIERERSVILTEKEVVESNLEEVVFDYLHASAYQGTPLARTILGEEKNIRSLKREDLVNYIKTHYTGRRLVVAAVGSVNHDQLVDHVQKEFSQLPADSDFDFGPLADTEFTGSEIKVQDDTLHEVHAAVGFKSVSWSEPDYITFMLLQSMIGSWDRSMGGGNSLNSRLSEIVSDENLAHSYSTFNTCYNRTGLFGVYFVSDYNRVDEMCAEVMREFALARNVTPQELERAKNRVKSAYLMQLDGTSAVCEDIGRQLLTLGRRMSPIEVFLRIDKVTVEDIRRVAWDHFRDVDPVVSAIGPLKYFPDYNLWRTRTTEL